The following are from one region of the Candidatus Zixiibacteriota bacterium genome:
- a CDS encoding L,D-transpeptidase family protein: MAQGKSFKEQQNRYPRVRQARVNTTEIIDSILKKAGFDSWPEVIFLRAFKSERELEIWGGSDISDTLKLIRTYPFTAYCGKLGPKRRQGDLQIPEGVYYVDRFNPASSYHLSLGTNYPNRSDRIRATSPDPGGDIFIHGNRVTIGCIPIGDDQIEELYLLAVEAKNSGQSGIPVHIFPCRMYQEDCMRILDDRSTDNNTLQSFWSEIKPIYEAFENTPILPGITIDDNGVYHVK; the protein is encoded by the coding sequence ATGGCGCAGGGGAAATCGTTTAAGGAGCAGCAGAATCGGTATCCGAGGGTACGGCAGGCACGTGTCAATACTACCGAAATAATCGATTCGATATTGAAAAAGGCCGGATTCGATTCATGGCCGGAAGTGATCTTTTTACGGGCATTCAAATCCGAACGGGAACTCGAAATCTGGGGCGGTTCGGATATTTCCGACACTCTGAAACTGATCAGGACCTATCCTTTCACCGCCTACTGCGGTAAACTCGGTCCCAAACGCAGACAAGGCGACCTGCAGATTCCCGAAGGTGTCTACTACGTCGACCGTTTCAATCCGGCCAGCAGTTATCATCTGTCGCTGGGCACCAACTATCCCAACCGTTCCGACCGTATCCGCGCAACATCACCGGATCCCGGCGGCGATATTTTTATCCACGGCAACCGTGTCACAATCGGATGTATTCCTATCGGTGATGACCAAATCGAGGAACTTTATCTTCTGGCGGTCGAAGCTAAAAACTCCGGACAATCCGGAATCCCGGTGCATATTTTCCCTTGCCGCATGTATCAGGAAGACTGCATGAGGATATTAGATGACCGCTCTACAGATAACAACACCCTGCAATCGTTCTGGTCAGAAATCAAACCAATATATGAAGCCTTCGAAAATACTCCTATCCTCCCCGGTATAACCATCGATGATAACGGTGTGTATCATGTGAAGTAG